The following are encoded in a window of Candidatus Zixiibacteriota bacterium genomic DNA:
- a CDS encoding sodium:proton antiporter, with protein MNIFSIFAVFITIAALASYVNYRYLKLPMPIGLMAIALLSSLVLVGAGALGFGIQQSAEEFLGAVDFGETLMKGMLSFLLFAGALNININDLGEQRAIIGLLATAGVIVSTMIIGTCLYFLLGVIDMALPYIYCLVFGALISPTDPIAVLSILKATKTPKSLATKIAGESLFNDGVGVVVFTILLGIATGGGSFAVGDVALLFLEEAVGGVVFGLIVGWVAYRLLRSVDNYTVEILITLALVSGGYALASAVHTSGPIAIVVAGLLIGNHGRRLAMSKATCERLDSFWELIDEILNALLFVWIGMEILVLSFTWGYLLVGLLTIPVALAARFLNVWSAVNAMKFRRQFSHNATLIMTWGGLRGGISIALALSLAASPARDLILAVTYVVVVFSILVQGLTIGRLVKS; from the coding sequence ATGAATATCTTCAGCATATTCGCCGTGTTCATCACAATCGCGGCTCTGGCCAGTTACGTCAACTATCGCTATCTAAAACTGCCGATGCCAATCGGACTGATGGCCATAGCACTCCTGTCATCATTGGTTCTGGTCGGAGCAGGGGCATTAGGGTTTGGTATTCAGCAGTCAGCCGAGGAGTTTCTGGGAGCGGTCGACTTCGGCGAGACTCTCATGAAAGGCATGCTGAGTTTCCTGTTGTTTGCCGGGGCTCTCAACATCAACATCAATGATCTAGGTGAACAGAGGGCCATCATCGGCCTGCTGGCCACGGCCGGAGTCATCGTATCCACGATGATCATTGGCACTTGCCTGTACTTCTTGTTGGGCGTTATAGATATGGCCTTGCCCTACATCTACTGCCTGGTGTTCGGCGCCCTGATCTCACCGACCGACCCGATAGCGGTGCTGTCAATTCTCAAAGCCACCAAAACACCGAAATCACTGGCGACCAAGATCGCCGGTGAGTCGTTGTTCAATGACGGTGTCGGCGTGGTTGTGTTCACCATCCTTTTGGGTATCGCCACCGGTGGTGGATCGTTCGCTGTTGGTGATGTAGCATTGCTGTTTCTCGAAGAAGCGGTCGGGGGAGTTGTCTTCGGACTTATCGTGGGTTGGGTGGCCTACCGCCTGCTCCGAAGTGTTGACAACTACACCGTCGAGATCCTGATCACCCTGGCCCTGGTCAGTGGAGGCTATGCCCTCGCCTCGGCTGTCCATACATCCGGTCCCATCGCCATAGTCGTGGCGGGATTGCTGATCGGCAACCACGGGCGACGTCTGGCGATGTCCAAGGCCACCTGCGAACGGCTCGACTCGTTTTGGGAATTGATTGATGAGATCCTCAATGCCTTGTTATTCGTGTGGATTGGCATGGAAATCCTGGTACTGTCCTTCACATGGGGTTATCTGTTGGTTGGCTTGCTAACTATCCCAGTGGCTTTGGCCGCACGGTTTCTCAATGTTTGGTCGGCCGTAAACGCCATGAAGTTCCGGCGGCAGTTCAGCCACAATGCCACCTTGATAATGACTTGGGGAGGACTGCGCGGTGGGATCTCAATTGCCCTGGCTCTTTCGCTGGCGGCAAGCCCGGCGCGAGATCTGATCCTTGCAGTAACATATGTAGTGGTGGTGTTCTCGATTCTGGTGCAAGGGCTGACAATAGGGAGACTGGTGAAATCCTGA